The Prochlorococcus marinus CUG1416 genome has a segment encoding these proteins:
- a CDS encoding DUF805 domain-containing protein, which yields MLKDFLNAYQEFWVKATDFKGCTSRSNWWLVQLANLIISLLTIPIFLKMFGFNAYGIVCIIPQIAIDIRRIKDFGKDWKWIFINIVPILGWILWFIWLGFGKTGDGKNKIFV from the coding sequence ATGCTTAAAGACTTTTTAAATGCATATCAAGAGTTTTGGGTTAAAGCTACAGACTTCAAAGGATGCACATCGAGATCGAACTGGTGGTTGGTTCAATTAGCTAATCTTATTATTTCTTTGTTAACAATCCCAATATTTTTAAAGATGTTTGGTTTCAATGCTTATGGAATTGTTTGCATTATTCCTCAAATAGCTATTGATATAAGAAGAATTAAAGATTTTGGAAAGGATTGGAAATGGATCTTTATTAATATAGTCCCAATACTCGGGTGGATATTATGGTTTATATGGTTAGGATTCGGAAAGACAGGTGATGGTAAAAATAAAATTTTTGTTTAG
- a CDS encoding restriction endonuclease subunit S has product MKKIINKKYNKNEPWFNWLTRELNSYEAFQDFASGKNPEDVAEDFISNNSIAISEVFDNFDEEDKYTLDQFLKLTECEWHVFRILAKQIAIRNKIRFVDFKKRKK; this is encoded by the coding sequence ATGAAGAAAATCATAAATAAAAAATATAATAAAAATGAACCATGGTTTAATTGGTTAACTAGAGAACTTAATTCTTATGAGGCTTTTCAGGATTTTGCCTCAGGTAAAAATCCAGAAGATGTTGCGGAGGATTTTATCTCTAATAACAGCATTGCTATCTCAGAAGTTTTCGATAATTTTGATGAAGAAGATAAATATACACTAGATCAGTTTCTTAAATTAACTGAATGCGAATGGCATGTTTTTAGAATTCTTGCAAAGCAAATAGCAATAAGAAACAAAATAAGATTTGTAGATTTTAAAAAAAGAAAAAAATGA